One part of the Thermodesulfobacterium commune DSM 2178 genome encodes these proteins:
- the pheS gene encoding phenylalanine--tRNA ligase subunit alpha, with the protein MVIEELEQLKQEALKNVETLSTLEELNAFRLKYLGKKGVLTSYLKKLKDLPLEEKKQVGTILNELKDLLEEILVKKEQEILFKQEDILPGLDLTLPGRRPVVGGLHPLTQVIKEICEVFGRLGFDMVQGPEVETEYYNFTALNIPEWHPARDMQATFYLKNGSILRTHTSPIQIRTMLERKPPLRIIAPGKVYRCDDDVRHSPMFHQIEGLMVDKEVSFSDLKGVLTYFAKEVFGEKTKVRFRPSYFPFTEPSVEMDISCVICNGKGCRVCSGTGWLEILGAGMVHPEVFKSVNYDVSIWQGFAFGLGIERIAMIKYEIDDIRLFFDNHLYFLESFK; encoded by the coding sequence ATGGTAATCGAGGAACTGGAACAACTTAAACAAGAAGCTTTAAAAAATGTTGAAACCCTTTCTACTCTTGAAGAACTTAACGCGTTTCGTCTAAAATATTTAGGAAAAAAAGGGGTCCTTACCAGCTATCTTAAAAAGCTTAAGGACCTCCCTTTGGAAGAAAAAAAACAAGTTGGAACCATCTTAAACGAACTCAAAGATCTCTTAGAAGAAATTTTAGTCAAAAAAGAGCAGGAAATTCTTTTTAAACAGGAAGATATTCTTCCAGGCTTAGACCTTACGCTTCCTGGAAGAAGGCCTGTAGTAGGGGGTCTTCATCCATTAACCCAGGTTATTAAGGAAATCTGTGAGGTTTTTGGGCGTTTAGGCTTTGATATGGTTCAGGGCCCTGAGGTAGAGACAGAATATTATAACTTTACCGCTTTGAACATCCCAGAATGGCATCCAGCAAGGGATATGCAAGCAACCTTTTATCTTAAAAACGGAAGTATCCTCAGAACCCACACCTCCCCTATTCAAATAAGGACTATGCTTGAGAGAAAGCCTCCTTTAAGGATCATCGCTCCTGGTAAAGTCTATAGATGCGATGACGATGTAAGACATTCCCCGATGTTTCATCAAATAGAAGGCTTGATGGTGGACAAAGAGGTGAGTTTCTCTGACCTTAAAGGAGTCCTTACTTATTTTGCTAAAGAGGTTTTTGGAGAAAAGACCAAGGTTAGGTTTAGACCAAGCTATTTTCCTTTTACTGAACCAAGTGTTGAGATGGACATCAGTTGTGTGATTTGTAATGGAAAGGGATGTAGGGTTTGTAGTGGTACGGGTTGGTTAGAAATTTTAGGGGCTGGGATGGTGCATCCTGAGGTGTTTAAGTCGGTTAATTATGACGTTTCTATATGGCAAGGTTTTGCCTTTGGGCTTGGTATCGAAAGGATAGCGATGATAAAATATGAAATAGATGACATCAGGCTGTTTTTTGATAACCATCTATATTTCCTTGAAAGTTTTAAGTAA
- the rplT gene encoding 50S ribosomal protein L20, whose product MPRAKGGFKTRRRHKKLLKLAKGYWGQRKNVYRRAKETVERALVYAYRDRRQKKRDFRRLWQIRINAAVRPYGLNYSKFMGGLKKAGVDLNRKVLAYLAVTEPETFAKLVEVAKAQWQ is encoded by the coding sequence ATGCCAAGGGCTAAAGGTGGTTTTAAGACCAGAAGAAGGCATAAAAAACTTTTAAAATTAGCCAAAGGCTACTGGGGACAGAGGAAAAACGTCTACAGAAGAGCTAAGGAAACCGTAGAAAGGGCTTTGGTTTATGCTTATAGGGATAGACGCCAAAAGAAAAGAGATTTTAGAAGACTTTGGCAGATAAGAATTAATGCTGCTGTAAGACCTTATGGTTTGAATTACAGCAAGTTTATGGGAGGTCTTAAGAAGGCAGGGGTTGACCTTAACAGAAAAGTGCTTGCCTATCTTGCGGTAACTGAGCCTGAAACCTTTGCGAAGCTGGTTGAAGTGGCTAAAGCTCAGTGGCAATGA
- the rpmI gene encoding 50S ribosomal protein L35 yields the protein MAKVKMKTNRSAAKRFKVTANGKIMHKKAGKSHLLRKKSRKTKRHLKKYKEIFAGFYDHVAKIIPYKF from the coding sequence ATGGCTAAGGTTAAGATGAAGACTAACCGTTCAGCTGCCAAAAGGTTTAAGGTTACTGCTAATGGTAAGATTATGCATAAAAAAGCCGGCAAAAGTCACCTTCTTAGGAAAAAGAGCAGAAAAACCAAAAGGCACCTTAAAAAATACAAAGAGATTTTTGCTGGGTTTTATGATCACGTGGCTAAGATTATCCCATATAAATTTTAG
- the panB gene encoding 3-methyl-2-oxobutanoate hydroxymethyltransferase, translated as MSLFKISPYGLREKKGKEVIVASTAYDYTSAQIAEAAGVDFILVGDSAAMVMLGHEDTFSIGMEEMLLFCRAVSKGAPNTIRIGDLPFLSYQVSKEQAVYNAGLMIKEGRCHGVKVEGGEEVAEAVEAIVRAGIPVLGHIGLTPQRAAELGGLKVQGKTIESARKLIKDAKILEKAGVFAIVIECVPAELSKVITEKVNVPTIGIGAGPFVDGQILVFHDIVGLFKRFRPKFVKAYFDGFGAFKKALEQYIKECKEKVFPSEKESFSLSQEILKELLED; from the coding sequence ATGTCTCTTTTCAAAATAAGCCCTTATGGTCTTAGGGAAAAAAAGGGAAAAGAGGTTATCGTGGCCTCAACTGCTTATGACTATACCTCTGCTCAGATTGCTGAGGCTGCAGGAGTAGATTTTATCCTTGTTGGTGATTCGGCGGCGATGGTGATGTTAGGACATGAAGATACCTTCTCTATTGGGATGGAAGAGATGCTTCTTTTTTGTAGGGCAGTAAGTAAAGGGGCTCCTAATACTATAAGGATAGGTGATTTGCCGTTTTTAAGCTATCAGGTTTCAAAGGAACAGGCAGTTTATAATGCAGGTTTGATGATCAAGGAAGGACGGTGTCATGGAGTTAAGGTAGAGGGTGGAGAAGAGGTGGCAGAGGCGGTTGAAGCTATTGTTAGGGCAGGGATACCTGTACTTGGGCATATAGGCCTTACCCCTCAAAGGGCGGCGGAGTTAGGTGGCCTTAAGGTTCAGGGTAAAACCATAGAAAGTGCCAGAAAGTTGATAAAGGATGCCAAGATTTTAGAGAAGGCAGGAGTTTTTGCTATAGTTATAGAATGTGTGCCTGCAGAGCTTTCTAAGGTGATAACCGAAAAAGTAAACGTTCCTACCATAGGTATAGGTGCAGGTCCCTTTGTGGATGGACAAATCTTGGTTTTTCATGATATAGTAGGTCTTTTTAAAAGGTTCAGACCTAAGTTTGTTAAGGCTTATTTTGATGGATTTGGTGCTTTTAAAAAGGCTTTAGAGCAATATATAAAGGAATGTAAAGAAAAAGTGTTCCCTTCTGAAAAGGAAAGTTTTTCCCTTTCTCAAGAGATTCTTAAAGAATTGTTAGAAGATTAA
- the ruvB gene encoding Holliday junction branch migration DNA helicase RuvB has product MVLYRPSSLEEFIGQTRIKEELKIYIPSVKSRQEVFPHTFFIGAPGLGKTTLARIIAFELRRDLKITSGPVLDKTGTLAAVLTNLKEGDILFIDEIHRMPKVCQEVLYAAMEDFALDIVIGKGQVAKTIRLSLPKFTLIAATNKPNLCLAPLRDRFQLIFKLNFYTDEELKEIIIKVGKAYGLYIDEKPALSLAKASKGIPRQAINLLRRLKDFAWLTRSQSEEPIKVDEGLVKEFLELLDIDEWGLTPEDRKCLLTLYKEFKGGPVGLGSLALSSGISVEELESIYEPALIRLGMLARTRKGRVLTQKGYLYLKERFGINPLEEGLCLFSK; this is encoded by the coding sequence ATGGTTTTATATAGACCGTCAAGTCTTGAAGAATTTATAGGTCAAACAAGAATAAAAGAAGAGCTTAAGATATACATTCCTTCTGTAAAAAGCAGACAAGAAGTTTTTCCTCATACGTTTTTTATAGGTGCTCCAGGTCTTGGGAAAACAACCTTAGCAAGGATTATAGCTTTTGAGTTAAGAAGAGACCTTAAGATTACCTCAGGTCCTGTCCTCGATAAAACAGGCACCTTAGCCGCAGTCCTTACAAACCTTAAGGAAGGGGATATACTTTTTATAGATGAGATACATCGTATGCCTAAGGTATGTCAAGAGGTGCTTTATGCAGCCATGGAAGACTTTGCGTTAGACATCGTGATCGGTAAAGGTCAGGTGGCCAAAACCATCAGGTTAAGCCTTCCTAAGTTTACGCTGATTGCCGCAACCAATAAACCTAATCTTTGCTTGGCACCACTAAGAGACAGGTTTCAGCTTATTTTTAAACTTAATTTTTATACTGACGAAGAATTAAAAGAGATTATCATTAAAGTAGGTAAAGCTTACGGTCTTTACATAGACGAAAAGCCAGCCTTAAGTTTAGCCAAGGCTTCAAAGGGCATCCCCAGGCAGGCTATAAACTTATTAAGGAGGTTAAAAGATTTTGCCTGGTTAACTCGTAGCCAGTCAGAAGAACCTATAAAAGTAGACGAAGGCTTGGTAAAAGAGTTTTTAGAGCTTTTAGACATAGACGAATGGGGACTTACTCCTGAGGACAGAAAGTGCCTTTTAACATTATATAAAGAGTTTAAGGGTGGTCCGGTGGGTTTAGGGTCCCTTGCTTTATCTTCAGGTATAAGTGTTGAAGAGTTAGAAAGTATCTATGAACCAGCCCTCATCAGGTTAGGGATGCTTGCTCGCACAAGAAAAGGAAGGGTGCTTACCCAAAAAGGCTATCTTTATCTTAAAGAAAGGTTTGGTATAAATCCCTTGGAGGAAGGTTTATGTCTCTTTTCAAAATAA
- the xth gene encoding exodeoxyribonuclease III encodes MVVATWNVNSIKVRKEQVLEFLKEVGPDLLALQETKVKTEDFPFKPYQEIGYHVVHSGGKGRNGVALLSKVAPKIIKRGFENTSEPESFPDAEERLIGIEVEGFGFASLWVFSVYIPNGGQPESDYYYYKLSFFWQLKEFFEKTFSPEDPIILMGDFNVAPEDKDVFAPGLLEGHICFTEKERRAFFDLLSFGFYDTLREKYPDARGVFTWWDYQFGAFKKNQGMRLDHILITRPLLEKLGDVYVEKSFRTKPKPSDHAPLIAKFLV; translated from the coding sequence ATGGTAGTTGCTACCTGGAATGTTAACTCTATAAAAGTTAGAAAAGAACAGGTTTTAGAATTTTTAAAGGAGGTCGGTCCAGACCTCCTTGCTTTACAAGAAACCAAGGTAAAGACCGAAGATTTCCCTTTTAAACCCTATCAAGAGATAGGTTATCATGTAGTTCATTCTGGAGGGAAGGGGAGAAATGGAGTGGCTTTACTTTCAAAGGTGGCTCCAAAGATTATAAAACGGGGTTTCGAAAATACTTCAGAGCCTGAGAGTTTTCCTGATGCAGAAGAAAGGCTTATTGGGATAGAGGTTGAGGGCTTTGGTTTCGCTTCTCTTTGGGTTTTTTCGGTGTATATACCAAACGGAGGTCAACCTGAGTCAGATTACTATTACTACAAACTAAGTTTTTTCTGGCAGCTCAAAGAGTTTTTTGAGAAAACCTTTTCTCCTGAGGACCCTATCATCCTTATGGGAGACTTTAACGTAGCCCCAGAAGATAAGGATGTGTTTGCCCCAGGTTTATTAGAAGGACATATCTGTTTTACTGAAAAGGAAAGAAGAGCTTTTTTTGACCTTCTTTCTTTTGGTTTTTATGATACTTTGCGAGAGAAGTATCCCGATGCCCGAGGGGTTTTTACCTGGTGGGATTATCAGTTTGGGGCTTTTAAGAAAAATCAGGGGATGCGTCTTGACCATATTCTTATCACTAGGCCTTTGTTAGAAAAGTTAGGAGACGTTTATGTAGAAAAAAGTTTTCGAACTAAACCTAAGCCGTCAGACCATGCCCCTTTAATAGCTAAATTTTTAGTCTAA
- a CDS encoding RCKP-type rubredoxin-like domain-containing protein: MGLWKCSNCGETKESRCKPKKCPKCGEMNTMVKEGTEANSSSSCEPKKRGCKKKAG; encoded by the coding sequence ATGGGGTTGTGGAAATGTAGTAACTGCGGAGAAACAAAAGAATCAAGGTGTAAGCCTAAAAAATGCCCTAAATGTGGAGAGATGAACACGATGGTTAAAGAAGGGACAGAAGCTAATTCATCCTCTTCTTGTGAGCCTAAGAAAAGAGGATGTAAGAAAAAAGCTGGGTAA
- a CDS encoding carbohydrate porin, with protein MIRKVFTTLSLGLLVFGVPVKAKAYEVNEKLSIEANLTGVYQWLDKRKGDFKDEEKGSVVLDARVTFKPTEKDEFSVRGSFAKGNGLKKVSPFKLSPNSDDLRDDLHNINNRSRDHLQELWYARTFDLPGNSTLKTTLGIIDATAFIDQNRFANDELTQFMNEAFVNNPLANLVSYDYGVAVEWSKGPFSLALLGMQSKTDENEDPRFDKKTYNYYAAQVGYKLETSLGEGNYRVFVFTTNKRFPDWDGEKKKALKGWGISIDQDIIKDTLGVFARAGFQDDDAEIDYKSMYSLGLNYKFKPFGVKNVELGVGYAYLKASSKNEELKHTQAVEAYLSVPIYEKEKLFASHLTFDWQWMKDRLKYEENPENKGHIFGVRLNLTF; from the coding sequence ATGATAAGAAAGGTTTTTACGACCTTGTCCTTAGGTCTTTTGGTTTTTGGAGTTCCTGTTAAGGCTAAGGCTTATGAGGTAAACGAAAAACTCTCTATCGAGGCAAACTTGACAGGGGTTTACCAGTGGTTAGATAAGAGAAAGGGAGATTTTAAGGACGAGGAAAAAGGGTCTGTGGTTCTTGACGCAAGGGTTACGTTTAAACCTACAGAAAAGGATGAATTTTCTGTAAGAGGTAGTTTTGCCAAAGGAAATGGATTAAAAAAGGTTAGTCCTTTTAAACTCTCCCCTAATTCAGATGACCTCAGGGATGACCTTCACAACATCAACAACCGTTCAAGAGACCATTTGCAAGAACTTTGGTATGCAAGAACCTTTGATCTACCAGGCAACTCAACCCTTAAAACAACCTTGGGAATCATAGACGCAACCGCTTTCATCGACCAAAACCGGTTTGCAAACGATGAATTGACCCAGTTTATGAACGAGGCTTTTGTAAACAACCCGTTGGCTAACCTTGTAAGTTATGACTACGGGGTAGCTGTAGAGTGGTCTAAGGGGCCTTTTAGTTTAGCCTTATTGGGGATGCAAAGTAAAACTGACGAGAATGAGGACCCGAGGTTTGACAAGAAAACTTATAATTATTATGCTGCTCAGGTAGGGTATAAATTAGAAACCTCTCTTGGAGAAGGAAACTATCGGGTTTTTGTCTTTACTACCAACAAGCGTTTCCCTGATTGGGATGGAGAAAAGAAAAAGGCCTTAAAAGGCTGGGGTATTTCTATAGACCAGGATATAATCAAAGATACCCTTGGGGTTTTTGCAAGAGCTGGTTTTCAGGATGATGACGCAGAAATAGACTACAAAAGCATGTATTCCTTAGGGTTGAACTATAAGTTTAAACCCTTTGGTGTAAAAAACGTTGAATTAGGGGTAGGTTACGCTTACCTTAAAGCCTCTTCCAAAAACGAAGAACTAAAACATACACAAGCTGTAGAAGCCTATCTTTCTGTTCCTATATACGAAAAAGAAAAACTCTTTGCCTCACATCTCACCTTTGACTGGCAATGGATGAAAGATAGGCTTAAGTACGAGGAAAACCCAGAAAATAAAGGTCATATCTTCGGGGTAAGGCTAAACTTAACTTTTTAA
- the feoB gene encoding ferrous iron transport protein B, whose protein sequence is MKEIKIAVVGNPNTGKSSLINAIAKANLQVGNWPGVTVEKKQAKLSYKNYILHFIDLPGTYSLTPYTVDETITRDFLFLEDYDVILCVVDTTNLERNLYFVVQLIELEKPMVIALNMFDEAKKLGYKVDIELLQEILKVKAIPTVAVKEQGVEEIKEALIEVFERAIVPTKLPYGEELEDLIKTILYRIKAVKPDLERVSLAVVFKLLEGEEDLLKKLGIELDRREIENILKHIKTVHEVEFSDYLLDVRYGLATGIAKMVLQRPEIRRETFTEKIDKIVLNRILGIPLFLLVMWLSFKVAFDVANPYIDFLDKAINEVFRKWIEAGLSSAGITDWLISLMVDGIWVGVGTVLSFIPIIGMIMFMITFLEATGYMARAAFLMDRIMRYFGLQGKAFIPLLMGFGCNVSSVYACRTLEQEHERKLTMFIVPFMSCGARLPVYALFVAAFFATHSAAVLLFIYLLGIAVALSLAVILHKTYFKGVSGPFIMELPPYRIPTLKNLAIHTWLKLKHFVVKAGTLVLAFNVLIWMALNLPWKPEKPEDSILGKTGHLIAPIFKPLGFGDWASSASLLAGFPAKEVIVSTMAQIYGGDVEDNPQEELSFKEDLKELILLFAEKTKEVGVNLISTFRIVTLTAEVSEEGTGILSELQNRFTPASALSFMVFVLLYFPCMVYAATVRIEAGSFKFVCQIILVTFIVAWIVSFVVYHLARLIL, encoded by the coding sequence ATGAAAGAAATAAAGATAGCAGTGGTTGGTAATCCTAACACAGGTAAATCAAGTTTGATAAACGCCATTGCCAAGGCTAACCTTCAAGTTGGCAACTGGCCTGGGGTAACGGTAGAAAAAAAACAGGCAAAACTATCCTATAAAAATTATATTTTACACTTCATCGACTTGCCTGGTACTTACAGTTTAACCCCTTATACCGTAGACGAAACCATTACCAGAGATTTTCTCTTTCTTGAAGACTACGACGTTATTTTATGTGTGGTTGATACCACAAATCTTGAAAGAAACCTTTATTTTGTGGTACAACTGATAGAACTTGAAAAGCCTATGGTAATTGCCTTGAATATGTTTGATGAGGCAAAAAAACTTGGATATAAGGTAGACATAGAACTTTTACAAGAAATCCTTAAAGTAAAGGCAATCCCAACGGTAGCGGTGAAAGAACAGGGAGTTGAAGAAATTAAGGAGGCCTTGATCGAAGTCTTTGAAAGGGCAATCGTGCCAACTAAGCTTCCTTATGGAGAGGAGTTAGAGGATTTAATAAAAACGATTTTATACCGTATAAAAGCGGTAAAACCGGATTTAGAAAGGGTAAGCTTGGCTGTGGTTTTTAAGTTGTTAGAGGGAGAGGAGGATCTTTTAAAAAAGTTGGGTATTGAGCTTGATAGAAGAGAAATAGAAAACATCCTCAAACACATTAAGACAGTCCACGAGGTAGAGTTTAGTGATTACTTGCTTGATGTCAGGTATGGTTTAGCAACCGGGATTGCCAAAATGGTGCTTCAACGTCCAGAAATCAGACGGGAGACCTTTACAGAAAAGATAGACAAGATAGTTTTAAACAGGATCTTAGGTATACCTCTTTTTCTTCTGGTGATGTGGCTTTCTTTTAAGGTTGCGTTTGATGTAGCTAACCCTTACATAGATTTTTTGGACAAAGCTATAAATGAAGTTTTTAGAAAATGGATAGAGGCAGGGCTTTCCTCTGCAGGGATAACAGACTGGTTAATTTCCCTTATGGTGGATGGTATTTGGGTAGGAGTAGGGACTGTGTTGTCTTTTATTCCTATCATCGGGATGATCATGTTTATGATAACCTTTCTTGAAGCTACAGGTTATATGGCAAGGGCGGCTTTTCTTATGGATAGAATCATGAGATACTTTGGTCTTCAGGGAAAAGCTTTTATCCCTCTTCTTATGGGGTTTGGTTGTAATGTTTCGTCTGTATATGCTTGTAGAACTTTAGAACAGGAGCATGAGAGAAAACTTACGATGTTTATAGTTCCTTTTATGTCTTGTGGAGCAAGACTGCCAGTTTATGCTTTGTTTGTGGCAGCTTTTTTTGCAACTCACTCAGCAGCGGTGCTTCTTTTCATCTATCTGTTGGGTATAGCTGTAGCTCTTAGCCTTGCTGTTATTCTTCACAAAACCTATTTTAAGGGGGTTAGCGGACCTTTCATCATGGAACTACCGCCTTATCGTATCCCTACCCTTAAAAATCTTGCCATCCACACCTGGCTTAAGCTAAAACATTTTGTGGTCAAAGCAGGGACTTTGGTTTTGGCGTTTAATGTTCTCATATGGATGGCACTGAACCTTCCCTGGAAGCCTGAAAAACCTGAAGACTCAATCTTAGGCAAAACAGGACATCTGATAGCCCCTATTTTTAAACCTCTCGGTTTTGGAGATTGGGCAAGTAGTGCCAGCCTTTTGGCAGGGTTTCCTGCAAAAGAGGTTATAGTTTCAACGATGGCACAAATTTATGGTGGAGATGTTGAAGATAATCCCCAAGAGGAACTTTCTTTTAAAGAAGACCTTAAAGAATTGATTTTGCTTTTTGCTGAAAAAACAAAAGAAGTAGGGGTTAATCTGATCTCTACTTTTAGGATCGTTACCCTCACGGCAGAGGTATCAGAAGAAGGTACAGGTATTTTATCTGAACTTCAAAATAGGTTTACCCCTGCTTCAGCTCTTTCTTTTATGGTTTTTGTACTCCTATATTTTCCATGCATGGTTTATGCAGCAACCGTGAGGATAGAAGCAGGATCCTTTAAGTTCGTTTGTCAGATAATTTTGGTTACCTTTATCGTTGCCTGGATAGTATCTTTTGTAGTTTATCATCTTGCAAGGTTAATTTTATAA
- a CDS encoding FeoA family protein, whose amino-acid sequence MPKLSKVNLGKRVKVVSVEGPPSVKQRLKEMGITPGVELQIVRIAPLADPVDVEVRGYHLSIRKKEAELIEVEVIG is encoded by the coding sequence ATGCCCAAACTTTCTAAGGTTAATTTAGGGAAGAGAGTTAAAGTAGTTTCTGTTGAAGGACCGCCATCGGTAAAACAACGCCTAAAGGAAATGGGTATAACCCCTGGGGTTGAGCTTCAAATAGTTAGGATTGCTCCTCTTGCTGACCCTGTAGATGTAGAAGTGCGAGGATATCATCTTTCTATCAGAAAAAAAGAGGCAGAGTTGATAGAGGTGGAGGTGATAGGATGA
- a CDS encoding HD-GYP domain-containing protein, producing the protein MLAKQCLYDPEIVELCCQIEKCQPLMVTVHQICEVLTNLMESKDLYTKYHSEKVAVLSYMLALALGLPPKLADLIHIAGHLHDIGKFALPDEILKKPGPLTQQEWNIVKKHPVIGADYLKDIRIFQGKGGVIEMVLYHHERWDGKGYPAGLKKREIPLGARIIAVADAFSAMTDNRPYREPLSFEEALEELKKGSGSQFDPEIVDIFLSMEERIRGWLGLITKS; encoded by the coding sequence ATGTTGGCCAAACAGTGCCTTTATGACCCTGAAATCGTAGAATTATGTTGTCAGATAGAAAAATGTCAACCTCTGATGGTTACTGTTCATCAAATTTGTGAAGTCTTGACCAATCTCATGGAAAGTAAAGACCTGTATACCAAATACCACTCAGAAAAAGTAGCTGTGTTAAGCTACATGCTTGCTTTAGCCTTAGGGCTTCCTCCTAAACTGGCAGACCTTATTCATATAGCAGGACATCTCCATGATATCGGAAAGTTTGCTCTACCTGATGAAATCTTGAAAAAACCAGGTCCTTTAACACAGCAGGAGTGGAATATAGTCAAAAAACATCCAGTGATTGGGGCAGATTATCTCAAGGATATCAGGATTTTTCAAGGCAAAGGTGGGGTTATAGAGATGGTGCTTTATCATCATGAAAGATGGGATGGAAAGGGTTATCCTGCAGGTCTAAAAAAACGGGAAATACCTCTTGGAGCAAGGATAATAGCTGTAGCTGACGCTTTTTCTGCGATGACAGACAATCGCCCTTACAGAGAACCTTTAAGTTTCGAAGAAGCTTTGGAAGAACTCAAAAAAGGCTCAGGTTCTCAGTTTGACCCAGAAATAGTAGACATTTTTCTTAGCATGGAGGAAAGAATAAGGGGTTGGTTAGGTTTGATAACCAAATCTTAA
- a CDS encoding GGDEF domain-containing protein, which produces MSIRKCQKFTVYPLSNFPLGELAEVICISSFDLSLRLKSIGVQEGTLVEIIHQDPFGDRVVVRFNESRVALDKAFLKYILVRPLKTSYEMLRDFARVDQLTGLLTRQFAENLLRKELANPPYCLVLADVDDFKRFNDTFGHQAGDRVLKDISQVIKTNLRKTDLAVRWGGEEIALLLKNTTLELGKLIAERIRRAVANHVVWWQGQPLKVTVSLGICGAPPVRPLELLFEMTDKALYQAKRSGKNSVSVCEE; this is translated from the coding sequence ATGAGTATACGAAAATGTCAAAAATTTACCGTTTATCCCCTGTCTAACTTCCCATTAGGAGAATTGGCTGAGGTGATATGTATTTCTTCCTTTGACTTAAGCCTGAGGTTAAAAAGCATTGGCGTTCAGGAGGGAACTTTGGTAGAAATTATCCATCAGGACCCTTTTGGAGATAGGGTGGTAGTCAGGTTTAACGAAAGTAGAGTAGCTTTAGATAAAGCATTCCTAAAGTATATCTTGGTTAGACCGTTGAAAACCTCCTATGAGATGTTGAGAGATTTTGCAAGGGTTGACCAGTTGACAGGTCTTCTAACACGACAGTTTGCTGAAAATCTCTTAAGAAAAGAGTTAGCCAACCCACCGTATTGCTTGGTTTTAGCAGATGTGGATGATTTTAAAAGATTCAACGACACCTTTGGGCACCAAGCAGGAGATAGGGTTTTAAAAGATATCTCTCAAGTCATCAAAACCAACCTCAGGAAAACAGACCTGGCTGTTAGATGGGGTGGAGAGGAAATAGCCTTGTTATTAAAAAATACTACCCTTGAGTTAGGAAAGTTGATTGCCGAGCGTATAAGAAGGGCTGTGGCTAACCATGTTGTCTGGTGGCAGGGTCAACCTTTAAAAGTTACCGTAAGTCTTGGGATTTGTGGAGCTCCCCCGGTTAGACCCCTGGAACTACTTTTTGAAATGACTGATAAGGCCCTTTATCAAGCAAAAAGGTCTGGGAAGAACTCAGTTTCTGTTTGTGAGGAGTAG
- a CDS encoding FeoA family protein yields the protein MVEGLKEKGLIPLALLREGELGKIYSLSSDLKVDSWYTCRGCGGVKCCLRGKKDVVNQKIGSMGLKPGQVVEVKQNKPGNPILLRVEETFIALSRKLAMKIMVLKTNHKS from the coding sequence ATGGTTGAGGGTTTAAAAGAAAAGGGATTAATCCCTTTAGCTCTTCTTAGAGAAGGAGAGCTTGGCAAAATCTATTCTCTTTCTTCAGACTTAAAGGTTGATTCTTGGTATACCTGTAGAGGTTGTGGTGGTGTTAAGTGTTGTCTAAGAGGTAAAAAAGATGTTGTTAACCAAAAGATTGGGTCTATGGGGCTTAAACCCGGGCAGGTAGTAGAGGTAAAACAAAACAAGCCAGGTAATCCTATTCTTCTTAGGGTAGAAGAAACTTTTATCGCGCTAAGCCGAAAACTGGCGATGAAAATAATGGTTCTTAAAACAAACCATAAATCATAG
- a CDS encoding peroxiredoxin: MEEVKEVISMPRIGDQAPSFEAMTTMGPIKFPEDFKGQWVVFFSHPADFTPVCSTEFLAFAQMNEEFAKRNVQLLGLSIDSVFSHIAWAMNLKEKTGIEIPFPIVADADGRVAKLYGMLHPGESSTATVRAVFIIDPNGKIRAIIYYPLSAGRNMREILRLIDALQTADKHGVATPANWVPEPQVWEFTEENTKVIVPPPTSYEEAVNRAKQGYEYIDWYFCKKKLS; this comes from the coding sequence ATGGAAGAGGTAAAAGAAGTAATCAGTATGCCAAGGATTGGAGACCAAGCTCCAAGTTTTGAGGCTATGACCACGATGGGACCTATCAAGTTTCCAGAAGACTTTAAAGGACAGTGGGTGGTGTTCTTTTCCCATCCGGCAGACTTTACTCCAGTTTGTTCTACCGAGTTTTTAGCCTTTGCTCAGATGAACGAAGAGTTTGCCAAAAGAAACGTTCAGCTTTTAGGTTTAAGCATAGACAGCGTGTTCTCTCACATCGCCTGGGCTATGAACCTAAAAGAAAAAACCGGAATAGAGATTCCCTTCCCTATAGTAGCTGATGCTGATGGTAGAGTAGCAAAGCTTTATGGGATGTTACATCCAGGAGAAAGTTCCACCGCTACCGTAAGGGCTGTTTTTATCATAGACCCTAACGGTAAGATAAGGGCTATAATTTACTATCCTCTTTCTGCAGGAAGAAACATGAGAGAAATCTTAAGGTTGATTGATGCCTTACAAACTGCTGACAAGCATGGGGTAGCCACTCCTGCCAACTGGGTTCCTGAGCCTCAGGTTTGGGAGTTTACTGAGGAGAACACAAAGGTAATAGTACCTCCTCCAACCTCCTATGAAGAGGCAGTAAACAGGGCTAAACAGGGATATGAATACATCGACTGGTATTTTTGCAAGAAAAAACTGAGTTAG